In Streptomyces sp. NBC_00414, a single window of DNA contains:
- a CDS encoding lytic polysaccharide monooxygenase auxiliary activity family 9 protein, with product MRETPQSTLRPTPTPRKRLKWYAAAVGLATTGAIVLSSGGATGHGYTDLPISRQKLCQNGAVANCGDIQWEPQSVEGPKGFPAAGPADGQICSANHANFGALNKATTPSGGAWPTTKVSGGQSYTFRWQFTARHSTTDFKYYLTKSGWNQNAPLTRSALDTTPFLTVPYSGQPPATLSHSGTLPSGRSGHHVILAVWTIADTGNAFYACSDVTF from the coding sequence ATGCGAGAAACTCCCCAGTCGACCCTCCGGCCGACTCCCACCCCCCGAAAGCGGCTGAAGTGGTACGCCGCCGCCGTCGGGCTCGCCACCACCGGAGCGATCGTCCTCTCCAGCGGCGGTGCCACCGGCCACGGCTACACGGATCTCCCCATCAGCCGGCAGAAGCTCTGCCAGAACGGCGCCGTGGCCAACTGCGGTGACATCCAGTGGGAACCCCAGAGCGTCGAGGGCCCCAAGGGCTTCCCGGCGGCCGGGCCCGCGGACGGTCAGATCTGTTCCGCGAACCACGCCAACTTCGGCGCGCTGAACAAGGCGACGACACCCTCGGGCGGCGCCTGGCCGACGACCAAGGTCAGCGGCGGGCAGAGCTACACCTTCCGCTGGCAGTTCACGGCCCGGCACTCCACGACCGACTTCAAGTACTACCTGACCAAGAGCGGCTGGAACCAGAACGCTCCGCTGACCCGGTCCGCGCTGGACACCACGCCGTTCCTGACCGTCCCCTACAGCGGTCAGCCCCCGGCGACGCTCTCGCACAGCGGCACCCTGCCGTCGGGCAGGAGCGGACACCACGTCATCCTCGCGGTGTGGACGATCGCCGACACGGGCAACGCGTTCTACGCCTGCTCGGACGTCACCTTCTGA
- a CDS encoding nucleoside/nucleotide kinase family protein, whose amino-acid sequence MEIDDPRTPTADPHAPTTAGPHAPTAPDPHASAATDPHASAATDGPHTLADLASDAWSLTEDTPRAVLGLAGPPGAGKSTFARALVERLGEGAAYLPLDGFHLSNAQLARLGLTARKGSEPSFDVWGYVDLLRRVLDETVRDIYVPDYDRTLHEPVAARHLVPPAARLVVTEGNYLACDLPGWRDAYVLMGECWYVEAPGDVRQERLVERQLAGGKDKARARDWVATNDDPNGELVEKSRDRCHRILSTIGLPVGPSEIGMDPSRF is encoded by the coding sequence ATGGAGATCGATGACCCCCGCACCCCCACCGCCGACCCCCACGCCCCCACCACCGCCGGCCCCCACGCCCCTACCGCCCCCGACCCCCACGCCTCCGCCGCCACCGACCCCCACGCCTCCGCCGCCACCGACGGCCCCCACACCCTCGCCGACCTCGCCTCGGACGCCTGGAGCCTGACCGAGGACACCCCGCGGGCCGTACTGGGCCTGGCGGGGCCGCCCGGCGCCGGCAAGTCCACCTTCGCCCGCGCCCTGGTCGAGCGGCTCGGCGAGGGCGCCGCCTATCTGCCGCTCGACGGCTTCCACCTCTCCAACGCCCAGCTGGCACGCCTCGGCCTGACGGCCCGCAAGGGCTCCGAGCCGAGCTTCGACGTGTGGGGATACGTCGATCTGCTGCGCCGGGTCCTCGACGAGACGGTCCGCGACATCTACGTACCGGACTACGACCGCACGCTCCACGAGCCCGTCGCCGCGCGGCACCTGGTGCCGCCGGCCGCCCGGCTCGTCGTCACCGAGGGGAACTATCTCGCCTGCGATCTGCCGGGATGGCGGGACGCGTACGTGCTCATGGGGGAGTGCTGGTACGTGGAGGCGCCGGGGGACGTGCGGCAGGAGCGGCTGGTGGAGCGGCAGTTGGCGGGCGGCAAGGACAAGGCGCGGGCGCGGGACTGGGTGGCCACCAACGACGACCCGAACGGGGAACTGGTGGAGAAGTCACGGGACCGGTGTCACCGGATCCTCTCCACGATCGGCCTCCCCGTCGGCCCCTCCGAGATTGGTATGGACCCATCCCGTTTTTGA